TATTGttgtacccttatccaaaaaatcaatcttgattattccatggcaatcccaaaaaactgaagcaagaacttttccagcacatttttggacacgaaacttcttaggtcttggagaaccagagtgtcgccatttcatcgattgttgcttcgtttctggatcgttgaaatgtacccaagtctcatccatagtaacaattcggtttaagaagtctacatcgttttcaaatcgagcacagatcgaacgcgatgcttacccttgcacgcttttggtcaacattcaaacatttggggatacaTTTTGTAGCAACAGATCCTCGTATATACAGGTATTTTAAATTGCgctattttttatgaaagaaaaTGTTCTACAGTGTTTCCCAAGTGTGAGATATGACTATCtcgaagtttttttcttaaatgtCAAATTCGATATTTACGAATTTCGTCTAAACTCCATATTCGAGATTCGAATGAATGTCATCGTGTGGGTGGAATAGCAAAGCACATAATATTCATATTAGATTTCTTCATTGAGACAGACAACGTCATCTATAAATCTACTGTGACCCATTAACCTCCCCTCACAGTTTCCTATTTATCGATGAAAGAGTGTACGAGGAAGCACGGTAGATGGAGCTTGCTTTTCGAAAAAGTTATCTGCTTATTTCGACGAACTTCTATATTTTAACGATAGATGGACGATAATTCAACGTACCTGATTTTGACTTCTCTTCTGAAAATCCATGCAAAAATTCTTTCATCTAGAACAGTTTGAATTAATGAGAGGAATTTTTTACAAGTCAGGAGGAGGGAGCAGGGTTAACCATTCTTCATATATTTCCACTTACACATTTTTTTGTTTATGAAAAAATCTTATGATTCTCAGCTGACAAAacattcattatattttttatgcTAAACAGTCGTGTTAGTGTCGAAACAGAGAGAGAATCAAGTGGAATGGAGACCAAATACCCAAATATTCCCAACAGAACTGAATACGACAAGTTTTGATTTACGTATATGTGAGTccattatattttcatatcactcTGGATTCCGCGTGCGGATACTGTTCCCcgtattcaaaatttcaatcaaacCTCCCCTTCCGGACGATATATACGATCCCAACTACCCACTCCGGGACCTCGATAGGTGTGCAAATATTGGCGGACGGCCCCAAACAGAAACTCCCCGGATAGAATCACAAGGACCTCATGCCAGAACGATTATCTAGTGAGCGGTGACTAATCCGTCAAGTCCTAGTTTCCGGTCCTGGTCCCGTTTTCCGCGCCACCCAACAATTTTATTAGGGATAGATGAACTGGCATATTTGCATTTTCGTGCATCGTCGATTTCTCCAAGTGGCAAAAACCGATACGATTTCCTACGTGTGGCCCATTTCGATAGAGAGGCATTCGGGATGCTGTCGGGCGGAAATTCTTTTGACGTTCGCATAAATTTCCAAGATTCCATGTTATAAATATTCACATCCCTGCGTCTTTCTAGGCGTTGACGAGAATTACATATCGTATGGGAGAAAATGGCAAGTTTCAGTCTGCGATatatcccaaaaaaaattatctcggAGCTGAGGGAGGTACATATTCTGGAAGGGTTGCCCTTCTAGTGGTAAATTTCCAAATTTCATGGACCGTTATGCGACCGTTTGCCCTTGGCGATGGTCAAAATTCCAACACTCGAGAATAACTATGACACTTGAGGTATTcatgggcatttggctaccttagaTCAGATGTCATAGTAACCAAaatgtaactatgactcttctaAGGTAGTAAAGTactaactatgactcttaaggtagttatgGGCATATGGCTAGACATATCTTTATTCAATATAAGGGTACATGTAAGGGGCAAAAGGCCAAGGAGGTATAAAACAAGTTCACTACATCATTCACAAACAAGAACAATGGGGAGCTGAGTGAATGACAGTTCAGAAAACACTTACACTATCACTACAGGCGGATAACAGGCCATCACTCCCGCACCAAGCGACCCACCACGCACCTAAAGATTCATTCCTCTCTGTGGAACTTGCCAGAGGTAGCGAATTGCATGCCGCACTACCCGGCACCGCAGCTCGCACGGAAACGAAACATTTATACCACCGCACCACACCAACCGACTACGTGCCCTCGCACACTACAGTTCGTCCCAGTGTCGTCTACACACTTCTGCGTGGATCGACCAGCTGCCCCTCATGGTGGTTGTGACCAGATCTCTGCGGTTGTATTGGGTGTTTATTCCGAGAGCATCGAGGAGGGTGTTGCTCTCCCTGCACCATAGACCTCTGGCTCCTATTATGAATGGGAGGACGTGGACAGTTTTATTGGGATATATGCCCGCCAACGCCTCCAGGAACTCATAGTCATAGTCATAGTCATAGTTACAAAAGAAACTATGACTCCATTATAGCCAAACGCCCAAGAATAGTCattgaaatttcgatatttatcaCTGGAAGACCAACtattctcccagaaaaatcatcgtagatataAATGTGGTACATATCCTGAAtataaagtattcaaattatttcaatacGAATTTTCTTCCTTTTACAATCAATCCCACACATGATATATCGACCAGTACTGCAATCTTACGAGAATCGTCGACTTCATAAAGAAGCCGAGCTTGGAATTAGTTGGTCTCTAGTTCGGAATGCTCATAACTGGATATCCGAGAGTAACAGCTTTAATATTTCACATCTGCCACGAAGCTTTTCTCTGCTAGTGGGGAAAATTAGTTTACGGGCGAAAAATATGAAGCAACTTGCCTTGTAGTTGAGCAAGTATGGAAGAGAGGGATGAAATAAGTTGGTTATATGCTACCTAATAACATAATATCACACACAGATGATTCAGATGATTGTCTACCAAGAAAATATGGAAATTGTTTCCCCATTTGACCTGCAGATATCACGAGCATTCATTGAAGTTCATATTTGATTGAATTACTGAtatttgaaaactgtcaactttAATCTTCGAAGTATTCAAGGATATTTGGTCAGGGAACTGTATGATTCAGCTCAGACTGCTcggaaatattctgttcaagTAAATTTATAATAGTTCAAGGCAGGAAAACATCAATTTATTCCAGATCTGTTCGAGAAATACAATCTTGTTTTAGTCTGTTTCAAAATTCCATATGAAAAACAACACTAGAGGATAATTGCACTAAATTTCCAATCCTGAAACCACATGGCATTACAATCTGAACCCTTTGTTCTCATATTCATATCGGActccaaaattccatagcctactcgACAGTAGAATCCAATTCGAATTGCTCATTATCAGTAATCATGATGTCAATGAGGTAACGAATATTCGCAGCAGATAATTCCTCTGCAATCCATTTCGGTCAAGTGCCCAATTATTCAGCGATCAGAATTCATGCATTCATCTACCGATAACCGACCAACAATTTTAATTAAAAGTCAGAAATTCCGTAAAACCCTAATAAATACGACTGACTGAATTCACGACCTCCCTCTGTATATTTCTCGGAATAGAAAATACGCGTGAGATCAAAGTGATAGCTTTGATACTCCGGTTGATCGGTCCCTGAATCAATGACCTACGATCGGATTCCAATTTGGGCAATGTTTTAGCCGGAATCCGTTTATgaaattccaatttttatttGGGACGCAGACAAGGTTTATTATTGGGCCTGGTTGGATTTCAATCCAGTTCAATCGGAATTAAGTGAGTTTTCCCTTGTTTTTGATCAGTTTCGAAAGCCCCGTTTTGAATTTTCCATCAGTTTATCATATCAGAAGGCTTTTGTGAAAATGCACATGAGTATTGGCTCATATTTCCATTAATGGAATCGATCAAAAAATTGTCACTCTCCTGAAATTCCGTGAATTATGTGCCGGATAAATAAATGCAATTGTGAGATTGTCCTTGATACTTTTATGTTGTAACTATATTGTACTAAATTTCATATTAGTATCGCATAATTTTCGTTACAGATCACAGTGCCCTGATGGTGGACAAATAAATTCCAAAACGTTGGCTTAGGTTCACTTCATTATTGCTGGTAAGTCATTAATTTTaagattaattgaaaaatatcagaaaAGTATGGAGAATCGTTTTAGAGTAGACCATTTTCATCACCAATTTATCTCAAATCCCAGAGTGTTGGTTATTATATCATTATGAACTTCCAATCTATGCCATCAGTTTGTATCTCCTCTAGTTATAAACAAGGGGTAACATTCGAGACACGATATATGTTCATGCACGAGTTGATTCTCCGCGATAATCTGATTAAATCCTTCTAGTTATTGCAAACTTGGATCTTCGATCTAACTATGTGGTTTACAGATGCCAAAACAAAGTTTTGTAGCAGTTTGTAGTACGGGAATAACACACGTGTGTGTTTGAGTCACTTGTCTGATAATCCTACCAGTTTGTGCTAAGTTGGAGATGATTTTTCAGTACTTTTTCTTTTCTCTGGATATGAATTGCAGTGTTAGCTCAGTTTTAACAGATCTAAGTGTTTTTTAAATACAGTTAATGAAGTATGTATATTTATACATATGGGGTTTGGGGTTTTAGGTGTGACCTCATTAGGTGAATTTTTCCCTATTTTATTTGGAGGTTCTGTCGAGACGCACATACTTAAAAAGcctcaaaatttgagaaaattctaGCTTAACCGCGTTCTATCAAAATATCCTGAATACTGTTACTTTTCTCTACAGCCCTTATCCACTACAGAAACAAATTTCTCCAAGTAACAGATTAATTACATTCATTTGTAATTTTCTCATTCGAAAAAAAGGCGCCGACTTCGAATTTTTCTCTGTCGGTTATCTCGACGTTACGAATAACTTCAACCAGTGTTCGATCAACGTCAAGTCTGAATGTTTGGAAAAATTTGTGGTAGACTCTGAAATTTTTATTGCGGTCGTTTTTCTCTTCAAGAATTAATGTGGGGTATCATTAATTCAAGGGAGTAAACTGTTCCTTGCTCTGGAGTTATGTAATTAGAGCGAATGAAAGGTTGATTACTCCCTTCGAAAAGGGGAGTTTTTAATGACGATTAATATATTCCTGTAGAATTGTCAGTCGTACTCACTAGGGAGATTTTACTAGAACCTACAACTCTTCGCTTTGGGAATCAAAAAATTAACACTGAAATTTCCTTGAACATCGTTTCTGAGTTTTATGAGAGAAAAATGGGTGTTAGCAAAAGAGGTACAAAACAAAAACGTCATCTCCTTTTATTATCATGGGATGTTATGTTTCTTAGAATTCCAGCCAGGTACATATTCAAGTCCATAAGAGTTTTAGAGAAAAGGAAATCGTTGTGAGTATATTTAACTGTATTGTTGGCACCCCTGATGGCCATGATATGTTTTTCAGTCTTCAATTCCCTGAACAGCATCTTGTTGTCCTGAAACGAAGTGAAACTTGATTCACACACTCAATAATTGAAGATTGAAACAAAATATAGTGCATTTCAACATATTTTCTGACGAAATTGAGTCATCATTTGTGTTTTTCTGGGCTTATGTTTTGTACAACACATTCAGCCAGTCAGAAagtgatttttcattcatattACCTCTTCATCAGATAGCAAGTCAGCTTCCCCATAGATAATATAAACTGGCACATTTATCTTGTGCACATCATATTCCAGTGGACCGACAGAATTGTACCGTAAAAGGTTCTCCTTTGATCCATAACTGAACATCTGAAATCTTCCACCTGATTCGTGTTCCTGACCGAAATGTGCGAGAGTCTTGAGAGAAAACCCTGCAGGATACCTTCTGAAAATAAGCGGCAAATATTCCTGTGAAAAAAAAGTCGAAATATATGATATATTGCTTTCAACATAATAAACGCTATATCAGTTCAAAATTAGGTGAAACAATGTTGAGATACTCACAGGTTCGAAATTTCCTCTGCTTGTTCCAGTGAGGGATTCAACGAATTGTAAACAGACCAAAATGTAGGGATATCTGTTACAAATCCTTTCAACGTATCTTTTTAATTGGGGGTATATTCCTGTTCCAGGTAGGTCTATCATGTTGAATTGTCGCTGAAAAAGTAAAAGAGTAAAAATGATTCTTATTTATCCTATAGTGGAGGAAGGATTTTTCTACTAAAAGTAAATTGGTACAAAAATGTCTTTCGGACTGAGAATTTTTCGTTAAGGTATCAACATCAACACTGCTTGCTCTCTGAACTAGCTATTTAACATGGAATAGAATCTTGTAGAAGATTACTACAACTCTCACTATGCATCTAATTCAAGTCGGCATAAACGGAGATTCTTTTTCATCTTATTCCAGGATCTGTATCCCTCTATTTACTCGttttatattgaaattattcaattgcATCGAACAAAAAAGCAactgataatttttttattgattctgCATCAAACAATGAACATAAAAGCGTTGCTaccaataaaattgaatgaatataaAACGCTAATGTGATAAATCCAATCAATGAGGAATAGAACAAACATATTCAACACGCGCTAATATCTATTTTCATCAGATATTGACAAGAATCGGCTTTGAGAGTGAACCACGTGCGGGGTTTATCGCATTTCGGATTGTCATTTTGAATCAAGGATGATGATGTCTGTGCCTGATTGAAAGGGCGCTTTCAGGATATTGGCTCAAAGAATTCCCAGCTGGAAAGCGTGCGTGCGTTACCAAGGTAACCATTTTGATTAACAGACATCAAGCTTTATAAAAGCAGATTTGATTGACGCTTTTGACATGACATCCCGTAACTAACAATCTACGGCTTTGATCCGATAATTTTGCAGGAATTATGCCCTGCTGTATAAACAAATATGCGTAGGAATCGAGAACAGACATCCAGTCCTGAAATACATTAGTTTAATGACGTTGAATTCGAGGGAAAATTAGAGCAAATGAATGAAACTACTTTTACGCGAAGATTATTCTCTTGGTTCTCCTTGATGAAGACGAGTATTGTCAAAAATTCAGTTATATGTAGTCTGTCGAGGCAAGTACCACCGAACCGTTGTCGCAACAAACAGATAAATCTGGATAGGTCCACATAACCAGAATATCCGACCTGCAATTGTCCCATTTCCGGTAAGTAGGACATAAATCCGAACTTTGGAAAACTTGGAATCGCTCCGAATGATGGATGTACCCCATCTGGTGCTGCAAAATAGGACCTCCAGCGCGCGTCGCTTACATATCGGATATTTCCACCCGTATCGAAGTTATTGAACTGTTAAATTGTCAATGTTATATTTCAGGACCAAGTCGAGAGACCTGTTCCGGGAAAGATTGCGTTTCTGAGAAATGAGACGCGGAAAAGTTCCGATTTGTACTTCCTCATTTCGGCCCAGATGTAATATTGGATTTTCACTTGTCAAGACGTATCTGCGATAGGTTTTCGATGATATTTCTTGATTTATATGTCTGATCAAGGAAACAAATGGCATTTTATCAGAACGAGGGAGAAAAATCAACGAAAGTGTCAGGTGTCTGGTATAAAAGCACTTATATTAATTTGGgggaatgaattattgttcaaGTCAGTTTGTGCCATATGTAGGTATTAAATCAGACTCAAACCCAAAGATATTTTGTCGTCACTCACCAGCAGATGATCCGTGTAGGGTGCCAAGAGTTTGGCTACTTCTGTCTTCATGTGCTTCGAATAAACGACAGGGGCCAGGGATACGATAGCGTTGATGCTCTCCTTAGCATGTTGGGGCATCATGGAGGCATAAACGTATTGGATGGTTCCTCCCATCGAATGACCTataaaagttactttctttccGCCAGTCTTCTTCCTTATATAATCCAAGGAAGCCGGTATGTCCATTATGGCCATTTCGTGAAAACTGCAAGAAAGGGATGCGTTATCTGACTCTCTTGCGATTGACGACGTCTTATAATGGTATCTAGGATGATCTGATTTGACGCTCTGATGATATAGAGTGTGCTGATACGAGGGTATATTCAACCAGGGCTTCCCGATTTTCGTTTTGAACTTCAGATGTGATATCTACACGGATTATATTGTAAATTCTCAATTCTGGAAGTGGTGAAATGAGCCTTCATCCATGCTTAGCTTGAGATAATAAGAAGTACCTACTGGGCATTTCCACTCACCTGAAGTTCCAGAACTCTGGATCAGAAGGGGACATAGTCTCGTGCCTCATGGACACTTCCGTACCCCTTGCGTTTGACAGCCATACGTCAAAGCCAATACTCACTAGGTAGAGCGCTGTAATGTTATCGCAAAAATTTGGTATTCATTTCGTGTAAGGATGATCTGTGCTGTTCTCATGAAATGGAGCCTGAGAGGAATGATGGTGCGTTTTTTATGCCTGATGGTTGTCATGTTATACATTAATTCAATTTCGCATACCTGTTGATGTTTTCCCATGCAATATGAAGTACGCAGCGTTGGCGCAGATGCCGTGATGCATCAAAATTGGTGCACTGCCAGGGGTTCCATTCAATGGTACAATTCTGTTCAGTGTTAGGATGTAGCCGTCCGAAGTAGTTACCTTGTGGTTCTCCAAACGGAATCCATATCTTCGAGCGATAGCCACCTAAAATAAAATAGGGGTTGAGGTACTGATATGAGTGATGAATAATCGAAAAAGGTGAATATTCTGCTCGAATGTTAATGATCTCATGTCCACTTTGATCGCCTTGAATATTCATTTCATGTACAATGTTCACAAATGCAATTATTCTGTAAACATATGGAATATTGTATGGGGACTCAGATATACATGAGTTACCACGTAAATGCAATTATTGTACGTTTCTTAAATTGGGGGAAAACTTTTCAACCTGTTCACCGGAAGGATGAAAGCATCGGACAACAACAAAACGAAACCCGGTATATGTATGTTTCTTTCCAACGGACAGTAGAAAATCAGAATCGCAATAAACCATTAACGTTGACAAAAAGCAATGTTCGGACTGAAAAAATGTGTTTGAAGAAATGATAAATGGAGTCTTAACATCGAAATTACGCTACCCAATTAATTTAATTGTGCCATAAAACAGTTCTTGATCGGAATTATCTGTCCTAGATGGCTGGTGAAAAACATCATGATTAGTTTTTTgaatcgttttgtttttatgccgAATCTATAACGAATAGAGTGATCGATTTGATATTTGAACGTTTATTTGGTATGAAAAAACGTCCCATATTTTTATTTCTCGATGTGAAGTGATGTAAATCATTTTTATGTTCCGA
Above is a window of Coccinella septempunctata chromosome 5, icCocSept1.1, whole genome shotgun sequence DNA encoding:
- the LOC123313392 gene encoding lipase 1-like isoform X2, which translates into the protein MVYCDSDFLLSVGKKHTYTGFRFVVVRCFHPSGEQVAIARRYGFRLENHKVTTSDGYILTLNRIVPLNGTPGSAPILMHHGICANAAYFILHGKTSTALYLVSIGFDVWLSNARGTEVSMRHETMSPSDPEFWNFSFHEMAIMDIPASLDYIRKKTGGKKVTFIGHSMGGTIQYVYASMMPQHAKESINAIVSLAPVVYSKHMKTEVAKLLAPYTDHLLRQFNMIDLPGTGIYPQLKRYVERICNRYPYILVCLQFVESLTGTSRGNFEPEYLPLIFRRYPAGFSLKTLAHFGQEHESGGRFQMFSYGSKENLLRYNSVGPLEYDVHKINVPVYIIYGEADLLSDEEDNKMLFRELKTEKHIMAIRGANNTVKYTHNDFLFSKTLMDLNMYLAGILRNITSHDNKRR
- the LOC123313392 gene encoding lipase 1-like isoform X1, translating into MFVVQFFVFLALAVAHARVDRANNVCPTLEDYATIKTNSRCWYNPDLNAKPVAIARRYGFRLENHKVTTSDGYILTLNRIVPLNGTPGSAPILMHHGICANAAYFILHGKTSTALYLVSIGFDVWLSNARGTEVSMRHETMSPSDPEFWNFSFHEMAIMDIPASLDYIRKKTGGKKVTFIGHSMGGTIQYVYASMMPQHAKESINAIVSLAPVVYSKHMKTEVAKLLAPYTDHLLRQFNMIDLPGTGIYPQLKRYVERICNRYPYILVCLQFVESLTGTSRGNFEPEYLPLIFRRYPAGFSLKTLAHFGQEHESGGRFQMFSYGSKENLLRYNSVGPLEYDVHKINVPVYIIYGEADLLSDEEDNKMLFRELKTEKHIMAIRGANNTVKYTHNDFLFSKTLMDLNMYLAGILRNITSHDNKRR